The following coding sequences are from one Ornithodoros turicata isolate Travis chromosome 1, ASM3712646v1, whole genome shotgun sequence window:
- the LOC135377935 gene encoding BTB/POZ domain-containing protein 17-like isoform X2: MAEGAKMEDHSLCNSEHEQQIDNFSTVLEKIAGLYAERLLSDITLEVGGKQYAAHRLILCASSDVFQVMLMNPRWSSSQETLIQLKEEPPCEGVFEDFLRYLYTGRLRVDHLRVLPLVTLADKYNVSWLQYTLNCGHAAVHTVCSDFITWNFELVASMEDFGSLEVDVLISFLRRSDLVVRNELQLFHCIATWLLTQEQKLSQSGDQRDAFGALVIEVMSHVRFPMLCPRQLAGLLTHPLIARFKDFFMARMAAAMEFHSKTAPEKFSSCNPEFTTPRIYMAETWSTSLSIENYTKLSTYGVRTLVFTTPGSFSEARQGRTLEWTVDVYPKGVLFRRFFLIAWQGTLEIPESASKTVRLSLTSKDVHESAHVAVGVLVSGKQDDVEHVRAVVRREYTFTEEDRMLNINDLVPYSELNDAPGGSSPFLVGPQADVLKLHVVITPLDCEC, encoded by the exons ATGGCTGAAGGGGCGAAGATGGAAGATCACAGCTTGTGCAACTCTGAGCATGAACAGCAAATTGACAACTTTTCCACAGTACTAGAAAAGATAGCTGGTCTTTATGCAGAGCGTTTACTAAGCGACATAACCCTTGAAGTGGGTGGCAAGCAGTATGCAGCTCACAGGTTGATTCTCTGTGCCTCCAGTGATGTCTTTCAG GTAATGCTGATGAACCCTCGATGGAGCTCAAGCCAGGAGACACTGATCCAGTTGAAAGAAGAGCCCCCTTGTGAAGGGGTGTTTGAAGACTTTCTGCGCTATTTATACACTGGCCGCTTGCGTGTGGACCATCTGCGTGTTCTACCTCTGGTCACCTTGGCCGACAAGTACAAT GTTTCATGGTTGCAGTATACGCTGAACTGTGGCCATGCAGCAGTGCACACTGTCTGCAGTGATTTTATCACTTGGAACTTTGAGCTGGTGGCCAGCATGGAAGACTTTGGTAGCTTAGAAGTAGATGTGCTGATTTCCTTTCTGCGACGATCGGACCTTGTGGTCAGGAATGAACTGCAGCTCTTTCA TTGTATAGCGACTTGGCTTCTAACCCAAGAACAGAAACTATCCCAGAGCGGTGACCAGAGAGACGCCTTTGGTGCCCTCGTCATTGAAGTAATGTCTCACGTGCGTTTTCCCATGCTGTGTCCACGGCAGTTGGCTGGGCTTTTGACGCACCCTCTCATTGCTCGCTTCAAGGACTTCTTCATGGCACGCATGGCAGCTGCAATGGAATTTCATTCAAAGACAGCCCCCGAAAAATTTAGTTCCTGCAATCCAGAGTTCACCACTCCTCGGATATACATGGCTGAAACGTGGTCAACATCGCTTTCCATAGAGAATTATACCAAGTTAAGTACATATGGAGTACGCACCTTAGTTTTCACCACGCCGGGCAGTTTCTCGGAGGCCCGTCAGGGACGAACTCTCGAGTGGACAGTCGACGTGTATCCAAAAGGAGTTCTGTTTCGCAGATTTTTTTTAATCGCTTGGCAAGGGACATTGGAGATACCAGAATCAGCATCCAAGACAGTGCGGCTTTCGTTGACTTCTAAGGATGTCCATGAGAGTGCTCATGTCGCTGTTGGTGTTTTGGTGAGTGGAAAACAGGATGATGTGGAGCACGTGCGTGCAGTGGTCCGTCGAGAATACACGTTCACCGAAGAAGACCGTATGCTTAACATCAATGACCTGGTGCCCTACAGTGAACTGAATGATGCACCAGGAGGATCTTCACCTTTCCTTGTAGGACCACAGGCAGATGTGTTGAAACTTCATGTTGTTATCACTCCTCTAGACTGCGAATGCTAA
- the LOC135377935 gene encoding BTB/POZ domain-containing protein 17-like isoform X1 gives MAEGAKMEDHSLCNSEHEQQIDNFSTVLEKIAGLYAERLLSDITLEVGGKQYAAHRLILCASSDVFQVMLMNPRWSSSQETLIQLKEEPPCEGVFEDFLRYLYTGRLRVDHLRVLPLVTLADKYNVRDLVRLCVAYMSRHIVSATRHNQLVSWLQYTLNCGHAAVHTVCSDFITWNFELVASMEDFGSLEVDVLISFLRRSDLVVRNELQLFHCIATWLLTQEQKLSQSGDQRDAFGALVIEVMSHVRFPMLCPRQLAGLLTHPLIARFKDFFMARMAAAMEFHSKTAPEKFSSCNPEFTTPRIYMAETWSTSLSIENYTKLSTYGVRTLVFTTPGSFSEARQGRTLEWTVDVYPKGVLFRRFFLIAWQGTLEIPESASKTVRLSLTSKDVHESAHVAVGVLVSGKQDDVEHVRAVVRREYTFTEEDRMLNINDLVPYSELNDAPGGSSPFLVGPQADVLKLHVVITPLDCEC, from the exons ATGGCTGAAGGGGCGAAGATGGAAGATCACAGCTTGTGCAACTCTGAGCATGAACAGCAAATTGACAACTTTTCCACAGTACTAGAAAAGATAGCTGGTCTTTATGCAGAGCGTTTACTAAGCGACATAACCCTTGAAGTGGGTGGCAAGCAGTATGCAGCTCACAGGTTGATTCTCTGTGCCTCCAGTGATGTCTTTCAG GTAATGCTGATGAACCCTCGATGGAGCTCAAGCCAGGAGACACTGATCCAGTTGAAAGAAGAGCCCCCTTGTGAAGGGGTGTTTGAAGACTTTCTGCGCTATTTATACACTGGCCGCTTGCGTGTGGACCATCTGCGTGTTCTACCTCTGGTCACCTTGGCCGACAAGTACAATGTGCGTGACCTTGTGCGCCTCTGCGTTGCCTACATGAGCCGGCACATAGTGTCTGCCACACGACACAATCAACTT GTTTCATGGTTGCAGTATACGCTGAACTGTGGCCATGCAGCAGTGCACACTGTCTGCAGTGATTTTATCACTTGGAACTTTGAGCTGGTGGCCAGCATGGAAGACTTTGGTAGCTTAGAAGTAGATGTGCTGATTTCCTTTCTGCGACGATCGGACCTTGTGGTCAGGAATGAACTGCAGCTCTTTCA TTGTATAGCGACTTGGCTTCTAACCCAAGAACAGAAACTATCCCAGAGCGGTGACCAGAGAGACGCCTTTGGTGCCCTCGTCATTGAAGTAATGTCTCACGTGCGTTTTCCCATGCTGTGTCCACGGCAGTTGGCTGGGCTTTTGACGCACCCTCTCATTGCTCGCTTCAAGGACTTCTTCATGGCACGCATGGCAGCTGCAATGGAATTTCATTCAAAGACAGCCCCCGAAAAATTTAGTTCCTGCAATCCAGAGTTCACCACTCCTCGGATATACATGGCTGAAACGTGGTCAACATCGCTTTCCATAGAGAATTATACCAAGTTAAGTACATATGGAGTACGCACCTTAGTTTTCACCACGCCGGGCAGTTTCTCGGAGGCCCGTCAGGGACGAACTCTCGAGTGGACAGTCGACGTGTATCCAAAAGGAGTTCTGTTTCGCAGATTTTTTTTAATCGCTTGGCAAGGGACATTGGAGATACCAGAATCAGCATCCAAGACAGTGCGGCTTTCGTTGACTTCTAAGGATGTCCATGAGAGTGCTCATGTCGCTGTTGGTGTTTTGGTGAGTGGAAAACAGGATGATGTGGAGCACGTGCGTGCAGTGGTCCGTCGAGAATACACGTTCACCGAAGAAGACCGTATGCTTAACATCAATGACCTGGTGCCCTACAGTGAACTGAATGATGCACCAGGAGGATCTTCACCTTTCCTTGTAGGACCACAGGCAGATGTGTTGAAACTTCATGTTGTTATCACTCCTCTAGACTGCGAATGCTAA